The proteins below are encoded in one region of Bacillota bacterium:
- a CDS encoding ribonuclease PH, protein MRLGNRLPEQLRSVRITPRINKHAEGSVLIECGDTQVICTATIEEKIPPFLKGSGQGWVTAEYSMLPRATGVRNIREAARGKIGGRTYEIQRLIGRSLRSVVNLVQLGERTIWLDCDVIQADGGTRTASITGAFVAMVLAMQKLVETEKLERIPVTDYLSAVSVGIVQGKPLLDLDFTEDSQAQVDMNVVKTGAGRFVEIQGTAEEYPFAQNELEQLLALANTGTQQLVEAQKQHLTFFKPMEGGNDNEAGSGNV, encoded by the coding sequence ATGAGATTAGGAAACAGGCTTCCTGAGCAACTGCGGTCGGTTCGGATTACTCCCCGGATTAATAAGCACGCGGAAGGTTCAGTTTTGATTGAATGCGGCGACACGCAGGTAATTTGCACGGCAACAATTGAAGAGAAAATCCCTCCTTTTCTTAAAGGGAGCGGTCAGGGCTGGGTTACAGCCGAATACTCGATGTTACCTCGCGCCACTGGCGTGCGCAATATCCGGGAGGCTGCCCGGGGCAAAATCGGCGGCCGTACCTATGAAATTCAAAGATTAATCGGACGTTCACTGCGCTCAGTGGTCAACCTGGTTCAGTTAGGAGAGCGTACCATCTGGCTGGATTGTGACGTGATTCAGGCCGATGGCGGCACCCGCACTGCGTCGATTACCGGCGCCTTTGTCGCCATGGTTTTGGCAATGCAGAAATTAGTGGAGACGGAAAAACTAGAACGAATTCCGGTCACCGACTATCTCTCGGCAGTCAGCGTCGGCATTGTTCAAGGCAAACCGCTTTTGGATCTTGACTTTACTGAAGATTCCCAGGCCCAAGTGGATATGAATGTGGTTAAAACAGGGGCGGGGCGGTTTGTAGAGATTCAGGGAACGGCAGAGGAATATCCCTTCGCCCAGAACGAGTTGGAGCAGCTGCTGGCCTTGGCCAATACAGGCACCCAGCAGCTTGTGGAAGCGCAAAAACAGCATCTAACGTTCTTTAAACCCATGGAAGGCGGGAACGACAATGAAGCTGGTAGCGGCAACGTTTAA